The following is a genomic window from Crossiella equi.
GAGGTGCTGCGCCAGGTCAGGGCGCTGGCCCCGAAGTGCCCGCTGACCGACGTGGTGTCGGTGAAGGGCCCGGTCGCCGAGGCGGTCGCCCGCATCCTGCCCACCGCCCGCTACGTCGGCGGCCACCCCATGGCGGGGCTGTCCGAGTCGGGCTGGCGCGCGGGCTCGGCGGAGCTGTTCCACGGCGCGGCGTGGGTGGTGACCGCCGAGGAGGAGACCGACCTGTCGCTGTGGGCGCAGGTCGCCCGCCTGGCCATCGCCTGCGGCGCGCACGTGGTGCCCGCGACACCGGACCAGCACGACGCCGCGGTCGCCCGCATCTCGCACCTGCCGCACATCTTCGCCTCGGTCCTGGCCGCGGTCGGCGCCGAGGGCGGGCCGCTGGCCTGGTCGCTGGCCGCCGGGTCGTTCACCGACGGCACCCGGGTGGCGGGCAGCAGGCCGGAGCTGGTCCGCGCGATGTGCGAGGGCAACCGGTCCGCGCTGCTGGAGGCCCTGGACGAGGCGCTCGGCAGGCTCGGCGCGGCCCGGGGCTCGCTGGCCTCCACCGGTGGCCTCGCGGTCACCGTGGACGCCGGGTACGAGGCCCGCCGGGGCTTCACCACCAAGCCGAGCGGCACCCCGAACGAGGTGCGCATCGATCTCAAGGGCCCGGACGCGCTGGACGAGCTGCTCGACCTGGGCACGCTCGGCGGCCGGATCACCTCGGTGGAGGACGACCTGGTGGCCATCGGGCAGGAGCTGGGCAACAACTAGGCCACTCGGGCGAGGGCGTGACGCTGGTCACGCCCTTACCGTGGGCTGATGGAAGCCCGGACGCGGTTCGCGGTGCTCGTCGGAGCCGCCGTGCTGCTGGTCGGCGCGGTGCTGGTGCTGCGCGAGCCCGGGGCCGACAGCCGGCAGCCGCCCCCACCTCCGCACCGGACGCTGACCGAGTTCCGCGGTGCGGGGGTGCTGCTGCCTGCCCCGGACACCAGACCGGCCACTCCGCTGGGGCTGACGGTCGAACCGGGCTCGCGGCGCCTCGTGCTGCGCTGGCAGGGCGACGCGCCGGGCTACGAGGTGACCTGGGACCAGCGCACCCGCCTGGTGGCCGGGCACGCGGTGCAGCTGACCGGACTGGCCGACGGCGAGGCCGTGCCGGTCGAGGTGCGGGCGGTGGACGCCTTCGGCAGGCGGTCCGAACCGGCCCGGGGCGGCGGCACCCCGAGCACACCCCAGGAGGCGTGGAGCTACGCCGACCGCTTCACCGGCACCGAGGACGAGGTCGGCGCACGCTGGCAGCTGGTGCGGAAGCCCGGCTGCGCGTGGGCCGGACCGGAGGCGGGCCGCCTGGTCCTGGAGGCGGGCTGCGGCGAACCGCCGACCGGGCTGCGCGCCCGGACCCCGCTGCGCCTGCGCGAGGACGGCGGCCGGGTGGTGCTGGAGACCGGCGCGGACCGCTTCACCGTGGACCTGGTCCCCGGCCCGGCCGACCAGGTTGACGAGAACCCGCCACCGGGCGCGCTGCGGGTGGAGGTGACCGGCTCCGGCGTCCGGGTGCGCCACCCCGGCGGCGAGGCCCGGCTGCCACCCGTGGCCCCGCCCCCGCCCGGCCTGTCCCAGCGCTGGGAGCTCGCCCTCTCCCCCACCGCCCTGCGGGTGCTGGCGGACGGCCGCGAGGTGGGCGCCACCCCCGTGCGGCGCGACTGGCGCGAGGCGACCGTCCTGCTCGGCTTCCCCGGCCGGGGCAGCGGGATCACCCGGACCGAGCTGGACCTGGTGGCCTACGACGCGGAGCCGGTACCCGCCCCGCCCACCGGCACGGCACGGCTGGACCGGCGGCTGTCCCGCCCGGGCCCGCCGCTGGCCGACCCCTCCGCCGAACTGCACGACGCGGCGGGCCGCCCGGTCCCTGCGGGCGAGCCGATGCCCCGGGGCCGCGCGGTGCTGGAGATCCGCCTGACGGCCACCACCCCGGAGGTCGCCGGACTGGCGGGCCTG
Proteins encoded in this region:
- a CDS encoding prephenate dehydrogenase translates to MHSVCVLGLGLIGGSVLRAVRSAGYPAWGATKSTVDREAALADGHDVADTVEDALRRAADEEALIVLAVPLTALEEVLRQVRALAPKCPLTDVVSVKGPVAEAVARILPTARYVGGHPMAGLSESGWRAGSAELFHGAAWVVTAEEETDLSLWAQVARLAIACGAHVVPATPDQHDAAVARISHLPHIFASVLAAVGAEGGPLAWSLAAGSFTDGTRVAGSRPELVRAMCEGNRSALLEALDEALGRLGAARGSLASTGGLAVTVDAGYEARRGFTTKPSGTPNEVRIDLKGPDALDELLDLGTLGGRITSVEDDLVAIGQELGNN